From Asterias amurensis chromosome 3, ASM3211899v1, a single genomic window includes:
- the LOC139934344 gene encoding uncharacterized protein, translating into MPWCMEQALSVQPPGKHRHPDIQAELNRRYLNTCGLKLCGKSRSKLPPIKIKIFTKLLENSQQMFGDPEMKLACMYDRLVLAGRGTPVDKELLTAPTCCRFHWLQYQSGKRQLIGAVMPYEDPFQPPTLASKTLRNIGKADQLTRRVRHDLRNNARVQATIATINVRWHNMRKDPGYDTESLYSTLSQYGDIVSITMTSPLSARVEFCQLQAACNVVEAHTVGYTQNPLLCLWYHKSMKNKAFYVKRRHLHVTCDPFAT; encoded by the exons ATGCCGTGGTGTATGGAGCAAGCTTTGAGTGTACAACCACCAGGCAAACACCGCCACCCAGACATACAGGCCGAGCTGAACAGACGCTATCTTAACACATGTGGACTAAAACTATGcggcaaatcaaggtcaaaatTACCGCCAATAAAGATCAAgattttcaccaaactcttggAGAATTCACAACAAATGTTTGGTGATCCTGAAATGAAGCTTGCGTGCATGTACGATAGGTTGGTGCTTGCTGGGCGTGGCACCCCAGTTGATAAAG AGCTTTTGACGGCCCCTACGTGTTGCCGTTTCCACTGGCTCCAGTACCAGTCCGGTAAGCGGCAGCTCATCGGAGCAGTCATGCCGTATGAAGACCCATTTCAACCGCCGACACTAGCCTCGAAGACGCTGCGGAACATCGGTAAGGCGGACCAGCTGACCAGGCGGGTTCGCCATGATCTGAGAAACAATGCGAGGGTGCAGGCAACTATTGCAACAATAAATGTCAG ATGGCACAATATGCGCAAAGACCCCGGCTACGACACCGAATCCTTGTACTCGACCCTCAGCCAATATGGCGacattgtcagtatcaccatgaCTAGCCCTCTGAGTGCGAGGGTTGAATTCTGCCAACTCCAGGCAGCTTGTAACGTCGTGGAAGCCCACACTGTCGGCTATACACAAAACCCTCTATTGTGTTTGTGGTACCATAAATCCatgaaaaataaagcattttatgTGAAAAGAAGACACCTTCATGTAACTTGCGATCCATTTGCAACATGA
- the LOC139934347 gene encoding plasmanylethanolamine desaturase 1-like, translating to MAINAEEHVEVADRMSHNVDKGRVKVKRAGRNHAGAKELAGYYSNGKRIQEYICIIIGSCLLAFNTYNVLLNFRLENWKWHVASVFFGIVMSDFASGVVHWLSDSYGSVSMPLFGKAFIRPFREHHIDPTALCRHDFIEANGDNFMLTIPYFSYQAYKFSTQTTEQIQSFVLFESFMLTLGFFVMLTNQIHKWSHTYFGLPRWVTLLQDLHLILPRKHHRVHHVAPHETYFCITTGWLDYPLEMLGFWPAMEGLVESLTGIKPRTDDMKWCNKEDIR from the exons ATGGCCATAAATGCTGAAGAACACGTTGAAGTTGCCGACAGAATGTCACATAATGTTGATAAAGGTCGGGTCAAAGTCAAAAGAGCTGGTCGCAATCATGCCGGGGCAAAGGAACTTGCTGGCTACTATTCAAATG GCAAGCGTATTCAGGAATACATCTGTATCATCATTGGTTCCTGTCTACTGGCATTCAACACCTACAATGTCTTGCTCAACTTTAGACTTGAAAATTGGAAATGGCATGTTGCCAGTGTGT TTTTTGGTATCGTGATGTCTGATTTTGCATCTGGTGTGGTACATTGGCTGTCTGATTCATATGGCTCTGTCAGTATGCCACTGTTTGGAAAG GCTTTCATCAGGCCCTTCAGGGAGCATCATATTGATCCCACAGCGCTTTGTCGTCATGATTTCATCGAAGCTAACGGAGATAACTTCATGCTTACCATCCCTTACTTCTCCTACCAAGCTTACAAGTTTTCCACCCAAACAACCGAGCAAATCCAGTCGTTCGTCTTGTTTGAATCCTTCATGCTGACGTTAGGTTTCTTCGTCATGCTCACCAACCAGATCCACAAGTGGTCCCACACTTATTTTGGACTCCCTCGCTGGGTGACCCTACTGCAGGATCTTCACCTGATTCTACCCCGTAAACACCATCGTGTCCATCACGTCGCACCCCATGAGACGTACTTCTGCATCACTACAGGGTGGCTGGACTACCCTCTTGAGATGTTGGGTTTCTGGCCGGCCATGGAGGGTCTGGTCGAGAGCCTGACTGGGATCAAACCAAGAACGGATGACATGAAGTGGTGTAACAAGGAGGACATCAGATAA
- the LOC139934345 gene encoding transmembrane protein 170A-like, which translates to MGINFPSFSSVISLDSPPLENWIEMWYQIFLWYLFSSFLIHCGAAIIAFMALRKHKIGRLYSLLILVMGFVGPITGGIVTSAIIAGLFKTSEFTMFPFYAMVCGCGQSLIVLFISFSRILATL; encoded by the exons ATGGGAATCAACTTTCCAAGTTTCAGCAGCGTAATCAGCTTGGATTCGCCACCTTTAGAAAACTGGATTG AGATGTGGTACCAGATCTTCCTGTGGTATTTATTCTCCTCATTCTTGATTCATTGTGGTGCTGCCATCATCGCCTTCATGGCGCTCCGTAAACACAAGATTGGACGACTCTACTCGCTGCTGATTCTGGTTATGGGCTTTGTTGGACCTATCACAGGCGGAATTGTCACAA GTGCAATAATAGCTGGATTATTTAAGACTTCAGAGTTCACAATGTTTCCTTTTTATGCCATGGTGTGCGGCTGTGGACAGTCGCTCATAGTATTGTTTATTTCATTCTCTCGGATACTGGCCACACTCTGA
- the LOC139934346 gene encoding LYR motif-containing protein 4-like, which translates to MAATMASATRSTVLTLYRQMLKESRKFTGYNYREYALRRTKDAFKENKTLTDEVEIKAFIKKAEKNLEIIKRQVALSQLYTDPKLVIEEQK; encoded by the exons ATGGCAGCCACCATGGCAAGTGCAACGAGATCCACAGTTCTTACTCTTTATCGACAAATGCTGAAAGAATCTCGCAAATTTACTGGGTACAACTACAG GGAGTATGCTTTACGGAGAACAAAGGACGCCTTCAAAGAGAACAAGACGCTAACAGATGAAGTAGAAATCAAAGCATTCATCAAAAAGGCTGAAAAGAATCTAGAAATTATTAAAAGACAG GTTGCTCTCAGTCAACTTTACACGGACCCAAAATTGGTGATTGAAGAGCAGAAATAA